The nucleotide sequence CGATCGCCGTGGAACGGGCAAGGGTACAGGTTGCCCGGCTGATCAATGCCCCAGAGGAGGCGATTGTTTTTACTGCTGGTGGTACGGAAGCAGATAATTTAGCTCTCCTGGGCGTGGCACGGTTATATGACCAGCCACAGCACCTGATTATTTCCAGAGTCGAGCATTCAGCGATCGCGGAACCAGCCCAATGGTTAGAGCAGTCCGGCTGGCAGGTGACCCGGCTCCCAGTCGATGCGCTGGGACGAGTTTGTCCCCGTGATTTGCAGGCAGCTTTGCAGTCAAACACGGTGCTAGTTTCTATCATCTATGGTCAGAGTGAGGTTGGCACCCTTCAGCCCATCCAGTCCTTAGGTGCCATTGCCCGGAATCACGGGGCATTATTCCATGTCGATGCCGTGCAGGTTGCAGGACGCTTGCCGGTCGATGTGCAGCAGTTACCCGTTGATCTGCTCTCGCTCTCCAGCCATAAGATCTATGGTCCTCAAGGAGCAGGGGCACTCTACATTCGTCCCGGTGTTCATATTGCGCCGATCCTGGGTGGGGGAGGGCAGGAATCCAGACTCCGTTCAGGCACTCAGGCCGTTCCAGCCATTGCCGGGTTTGGAGTGGCGGCTGAACTGGCCGCCCAGGAGATGGCAACCGAAACGCCACGGTTGATGCAACTGCGCGATCGCCTGTTTGCTCAGTTATCGGAAGTCCCCGGACTCGTGCCAACAGGGGATTTAATCCACCGTCTACCCCACCATGCCAGTTTCTGCCTCCTGTATGCGGATGGAGATGTCCTTAACGGCAAAACCCTGGTACGCCATATGAATCTGGCAGGCATTGGCATCAGTGCCGGATCCGCCTGTCATAGTGGGCAGGTTACCCCCAGTCCGATTTTGCAGGCAATGGGATATGGCGATCGCATCGCCAAGTCTGGTATCCGCCTGACCCTGGGACGCGACACCACTGAAGCTGATATTGACTGGACTGCAATGGTACTGAAACAAATCCTGGAACGGGTTGCACTCATTCCTGCTCTATCTGAGGTTGTTGCTTAAAACAATTTAAGCTGTCGAATATTGGGATCGAATTTAAAATTTCTTTTTCCCAGCACGCCACGTTGCTTTCCCCGTTAACTTTGGCAATTTTTTCTTGTAAGCCTTGCCAATCGAACAGGGTTAAGTGCTGAAATACCTCATAGAGACCCATAACGAGGAAAACCGAAATTTTGAGTTCATTTAGACGAGAAATCAGGCGTTTCAACTAATAAACAGCACAGTGTGTTAATAGATCCTGGCGTTAAGTTCAGTACGGAGAATGAGGACAGTTTCTGATAAGCCAGTTCTTGCTTTCTACCTTCTACCTCCTCTCGAGGTTGGATTTGCGATTTTAGATTTTGCCTTCATCCTTGATCCTTCCGCATCCCAACTCTTCCACCATTTCTGAGAATATGTTAAGTTAAGTTAACACGTTAGAATCATTAGAATAGAAACAGACTCCCGCACCTTGAGAAGGAGGAAAGACGCTGGTGAATAAGCGGTGGAGAAATGTTGGACTTTATACGTTGCTGGCGATTGTGGTTGTTTCCCTGGCCACAGCGTTCTTTGATAAGCAGCCCCAGCGTGGGGAAACTTTGCGCTATAGCCAGTTTATAGAGCAGGTCCAGGAAGGGAAGATCGAAAAAGTTCAAATTAGTGCTGACCGAAGAATTGCACGAGTTCGGACTCCAAATAGCAGTAGTTACTCGATTGTTAACCTTCCCGATGATCGGGATTTGATTAATATCTTGACGCAAAATAAGGTTGACATCTCAGTTCTACCCCAGTCCGATGATGGCATCCTTCTTAAGGCGCTAAGTAGCCTTCTGTTTCCGGTTTTGCTGCTGGTTGGTTTGTTTTTCCTGCTCAGGCGGGCGCAGAATGGTCCTGGCAGCCAGGCCATGAACTTTGGTAAGTCCAAAGCTCGTGTCCAGATGGAGCCGCAAACCCAGGTTACCTTTGGTGACGTAGCAGGGATTGACCAGGCGAAGCTGGAATTGAGCGAAGTAGTTGACTTTTTGAAGAATGCTGATCGCTTCACGGCGGTGGGTGCCAAGATTCCCAAGGGGGTTCTTTTGGTTGGACCTCCAGGAACAGGGAAAACTCTGTTAGCCCGTGCTGTCGCTGGGGAGGCTGGGGTTCCCTTCTTCTCAATCTCTGGTTCTGAATTTGTGGAGATGTTTGTGGGGGTAGGGGCGTCCCGCGTCCGTGACCTGTTTGAACAGGCAAAAGCGAATGCTCCCTGTATCGTCTTTATCGACGAAATTGATGCAGTAGGTCGTCAGCGGGGTGCTGGACTGGGTGGCGGTAACGATGAGCGGGAGCAAACTCTGAACCAGTTGCTCACTGAGATGGACGGCTTTGAGGGCAATACCGGCATCATTATCATCGCGGCTACCAACCGTCCAGATGTTCTGGATGCAGCCCTGCTTCGTCCTGGTCGGTTTGACCGGCAGGTGGTGGTTGATCGCCCTGACTATGCGGGTCGGTTGGAAATTTTGAACGTCCATGCCCGTGGTAAAACTCTGGCAAAGGATGTGGATCTGGAAAAAATTGCCCGTCGGACACCTGGTTTTACAGGGGCTGACCTGTCTAACCTGCTGAACGAGGCAGCTATTCTGGCAGCCCGGCGCAACCTGACTGAAATTTCAATGGATGAGGTCAATGACGCGATCGACCGCGTCCTGGCAGGTCCAGAAAAGAAAGACCGGGTGATGAGCGAAAAGCGCAAAGAACTGGTGGCTTATCATGAGGCGGGTCATGCCCTGGTGGGCGCTTTAATGCCGGACTATGACCCGGTGCAAAAGATCAGCATCATTCCCCGTGGTCGTGCTGGTGGTCTGACCTGGTTTACCCCTAGTGAAGATCGAATGGATTCTGGGTTGTACTCCCGTGCCTATCTGCAAAATCAGATGGCGGTTGCCCTGGGTGGTCGGATTGCCGAAGAAATCATCTTCGGTGAAGAGGAGGTGACGACAGGTGCCTCCAATGATCTGCAACAGGTTGCCCGCGTTGCCCGGCAGATGGTGACCCGGTTTGGCATGAGCGATCGCCTGGGTCCCGTTGCTCTGGGTCGTCAGCAGGGCAATATGTTCCTGGGACGGGACATCGCGGCTGAACGAGATTTTTCGGAGGAAACCGCAGCGGCGATCGACGACGAAGTGCGGAATCTGGTTGATCAGGCCTATCGGCGGGCAAAAGCTGTCCTGACTGGCAACCGCCACGTTCTGGACAAGCTGGCACAGATGCTGATTGAGAAGGAAACCGTGGATTCCGATGAATTGCAGGAACTGCTGGCGAGTAGTGATGTAAAAGTAGCCGCCATCGCCTAGGTGATTGGTAAACTGAACGTTTGAAGAGGGCAACAGAATGTTGCCCTCTTTTTATTTTTGCCTTTTTCCGTCTCTCGTTAAGGGATTGCTGGCTCCAGGTATGAATTAAAGCTTGGATGAATTGAAACTCCGTTCCAATTCATACTGCGATTCAGCAACTCTCTCGTTCATGAATTGTGGCCTCATCATCTCTTTAAATAAGCGATCCGGGACGCGGGGATGGAACTGCGTAAAGCTAAGTGGTTATTGTCCACGACCACTCACAACTATCCCTATGGCATCTATTTCTACTCCTACCCCCAGTCCTGCGGGTGCTTACAGCGCTAAAGCGATTTGCAAAATTGTCGGATTTGTTTGTCTGGCAGGTTTTTTGATTGATATGGCAGTCCGGCTGCTGCCGCCAAATCTGGGCAATGTGGAATGGCGAATTGGAATCATGCAGCAGATCGCTGATCGCAGCATTGTGTTGCTGATTGGAGCAGCCGCTACCCTCTTTGGTTTGGAAAGCCGTCGCCTGTTAAAGCAGCTTTCTACGCTCAGCCTGCTAATCGGTGTGGTTTTTCTACTATCCAGTCTGGTGGTTGTGCGAGATAGCCTGACCTTTCAACAGCAAGCAATCACTACCATTAGCAACCGGGCATCTCAAGCGCAAACCCAGATTCAGAAGGCCCAGAACAACCCGGAACTTAAAGTGAATATTACACCGGAACGAGTTGAGCAGGCTTCCAGAGCCATTACTACCCAGGCCAATGAACTCAAGCAAACTGCCAAAACGACGGTCTTAAAGACCAGCGTTTCCAGCATTGGCAACCTGGTGGTTGTGGGTCTGGGTTTAATCAGTCTGGGTCGGTTTGGAATGCGTTTGCGCAAGAGTAAGTAGAAGATTGCTGCAATGAAATGGACGCAGGTCAAGCAGGTTGCTCATAATCTGTTACAGAAAAGTGTTAAAACCAACCACAGCCGGATTGTCACCGCTGGTTTAGTGGTGAGTGCTTTATATCTGCCATTCTGGATCAGTGATCTGGTGTTTGGTACGCTGCATGGAGCTGCCAGCATTTTGATGGCAGTTGCCATTGCCATAGGGCTACACCGAATCTGGATGCAACGGCAGCAACTGTCTGCTCTAACCGTGTCGGAAGAGGATGTGCTATTGGGGCACATGCTGATTTGGAGTGGGGTAGTGCTGTGCCCATTTGGATTTACGCTGGGTGAGTGGGCACAGCGCCTGATCTGGATGATTATCCTGGCTGGAATTGCCTGTAGTTCCTGGGGCATTGGATTTTTTAGAGCTTTTCCCCTATCAACATTTCTCATTTTTATGGGAATCTTTCCCAGTCCGACAGCCGTGGGTAAGTCCCTCTGGGAAACGTTTATGCCCCCCAGGGGGCTTGAGCGCCTGATGGCCTGGGGTGGTGTTTTGGGACTGCGGGCGGTTGGTCAGGCGGCTGAACTGAAAGATGACGTTTTGATTACGATGCCAGGTGGCACTGTGGAGGTTGCCTGGGGCTGTAGTGGCTTTGATATGGCAACGATTATGGCGGTTGCCAGCCTGGTTTTGGGTGTTTTTTTGAAACTCCGCTGGATGCGTGTACTACAAATGATGGTGGTGGGAGTGCTGCTGGCGCTGGTCTTCAATATTCCGCGGATTATGCTGATGGCGATCGCTGAAGCCCGCTGGGGCAAGTCAG is from Leptothermofonsia sichuanensis E412 and encodes:
- a CDS encoding cysteine desulfurase family protein codes for the protein MPDAMQVYLDYSATTPTRPEAIAAMQEVLTTRWGNPSSLHIWGQRSAIAVERARVQVARLINAPEEAIVFTAGGTEADNLALLGVARLYDQPQHLIISRVEHSAIAEPAQWLEQSGWQVTRLPVDALGRVCPRDLQAALQSNTVLVSIIYGQSEVGTLQPIQSLGAIARNHGALFHVDAVQVAGRLPVDVQQLPVDLLSLSSHKIYGPQGAGALYIRPGVHIAPILGGGGQESRLRSGTQAVPAIAGFGVAAELAAQEMATETPRLMQLRDRLFAQLSEVPGLVPTGDLIHRLPHHASFCLLYADGDVLNGKTLVRHMNLAGIGISAGSACHSGQVTPSPILQAMGYGDRIAKSGIRLTLGRDTTEADIDWTAMVLKQILERVALIPALSEVVA
- the ftsH3 gene encoding ATP-dependent zinc metalloprotease FtsH3, which produces MNKRWRNVGLYTLLAIVVVSLATAFFDKQPQRGETLRYSQFIEQVQEGKIEKVQISADRRIARVRTPNSSSYSIVNLPDDRDLINILTQNKVDISVLPQSDDGILLKALSSLLFPVLLLVGLFFLLRRAQNGPGSQAMNFGKSKARVQMEPQTQVTFGDVAGIDQAKLELSEVVDFLKNADRFTAVGAKIPKGVLLVGPPGTGKTLLARAVAGEAGVPFFSISGSEFVEMFVGVGASRVRDLFEQAKANAPCIVFIDEIDAVGRQRGAGLGGGNDEREQTLNQLLTEMDGFEGNTGIIIIAATNRPDVLDAALLRPGRFDRQVVVDRPDYAGRLEILNVHARGKTLAKDVDLEKIARRTPGFTGADLSNLLNEAAILAARRNLTEISMDEVNDAIDRVLAGPEKKDRVMSEKRKELVAYHEAGHALVGALMPDYDPVQKISIIPRGRAGGLTWFTPSEDRMDSGLYSRAYLQNQMAVALGGRIAEEIIFGEEEVTTGASNDLQQVARVARQMVTRFGMSDRLGPVALGRQQGNMFLGRDIAAERDFSEETAAAIDDEVRNLVDQAYRRAKAVLTGNRHVLDKLAQMLIEKETVDSDELQELLASSDVKVAAIA
- the hpsJ-C gene encoding HpsJ-like protein, cyanoexosortase C-associated, with translation MASISTPTPSPAGAYSAKAICKIVGFVCLAGFLIDMAVRLLPPNLGNVEWRIGIMQQIADRSIVLLIGAAATLFGLESRRLLKQLSTLSLLIGVVFLLSSLVVVRDSLTFQQQAITTISNRASQAQTQIQKAQNNPELKVNITPERVEQASRAITTQANELKQTAKTTVLKTSVSSIGNLVVVGLGLISLGRFGMRLRKSK
- the crtC gene encoding cyanoexosortase C → MKWTQVKQVAHNLLQKSVKTNHSRIVTAGLVVSALYLPFWISDLVFGTLHGAASILMAVAIAIGLHRIWMQRQQLSALTVSEEDVLLGHMLIWSGVVLCPFGFTLGEWAQRLIWMIILAGIACSSWGIGFFRAFPLSTFLIFMGIFPSPTAVGKSLWETFMPPRGLERLMAWGGVLGLRAVGQAAELKDDVLITMPGGTVEVAWGCSGFDMATIMAVASLVLGVFLKLRWMRVLQMMVVGVLLALVFNIPRIMLMAIAEARWGKSAFEFWHGVWGGQIFSGILFTVYYYVVMAIAKKNPNKAA